One Candidatus Eremiobacterota bacterium genomic window, GGCTCCTCCCCGCTTCTGATCCAATCGGGACTCACCGAGAGCCTCGCAGGGCGGTTCGAAGCGATCAGGGCAGGCCACTGGACATTCTCTGAATGCCATGAGTTCTTCGGGTGGGACCTCGACACATTCATCTATTTCGGCGGCTACCCCGGCGCCGCGCACCTCATCAGGGACCGGGAGCGCTGGAGCCGCTATATACAGGACTCACTCATCGAAACGACCCTCTCCCGTGACATTCTGCTGATGACCAGGGTTGACAAGCCTGCCCTTCTCCGGCGCCTCTTCTTCCTCGGCTGCGAGTACTCGGGGCAGGTGCTTTCCTATCAGAAGATGCTGGGGCAGCTCCACGATGCGGGGAACACCACCACCCTGGCTCATTACCTTGAGCTTCTGAGCGGAGCGGGCTTCCTTGCAGGCATTGGTAAATACTCCGGTGAATCGGTGCGAAGGAGAGCATCAAGCCCGAAGCTCCTGGTATATGACACGGCCCTCATCACCGCCCAGTCTCCTCTCACCTTCAAGGAGGCCCGTGCTGACAGGAAATACTGGGGGAGACTCGTCGAATCGGCCGCTGGCGCGTATCTGCTGAACCTCGCTGCCGACAGGAAGCTCAACCTGTTCTACTGGCGCGAGGGAGACCGGGAAGTTGACTTCGTGCTGCAGAAAGGGAAAAAGCTCATCGCGATGGAGGTAAAGAGCGGTGCCTGGAAAGGGAGCCTTTCAGGCATGGCGTCATTCGACAAGGCGTTTCACCCTGACCGCAGGCTGCTCGCAGGAGCCGACGGCATTCCGCTCGATGAGCTCCTCCGGTGGGAGCCCTTCTCGTAAAAAGCTCATGAATATTTATTAAAACAGTAACCCACAGAAAAACAGTCTCAGCGGATCAGGCTGCACGGCCAATCATGGTATGATACTTCTCTCTGTCCCCGATATGAATCAAGCCACTGCCCGGGAGAATTTTCAGAAAGAGAGAATTATTCCATGCTATCATATTGATGAATGGGGGTGGGGAACAGATGCCTCAGTATTGCACCGAATGCGGCAGGGACAACAATGAGACGTCAAAGTTCTGCTCTGTATGCGGAGCACTCCTTGAAGGCCTGAGCACTGCCCCCCTGGTAAAGCCCGCCACTGTCCTGGATGATCGCTACGAGATTATCAGCGTGGTGAAAGCAGGCGGGATGGGCTGCATCTACAAAGCCCGCGACCAGCGCCTCAAAGAGGTGGTTGCGGTGAAAAAGATGAGCTCACCGCATCCTTCCCCAGAGGAGCAGAAGAAGGCGGAGGAGCGCTTCGAGGAAGAAGCCCGCTTCCTTTTCAAGCTGCATCACAATGGCCTCCCCAATGTCAGCGATTTCTTCACCGATAAGGACCCGGATACCGGTAAACCTGCTCATTTTCTTATCATGACTTTTATTGAAGGCGCTGATCTGGAGACATTGATGGAAGGACAGGGGCGCAAGCCTCTCCCTGTGGAGAAAGTCATTTCCATAGCGGGGCAGATACTGGAAATACTCAAGTACCTGCACTCTCAGGATCCCCCCCTGATTTATCGTGATCTCAATGCCCGTAATGTGATGCTGAAAGACGATAAGATATTTCTCGTTGACTTCGGTATCGCCCGAGTCTTCAGGCCCCATCAGAAGGGCACTGCAATAGGCACCCCCGGCTATGCGGCACCTGAGCAGTACAAGGGATTTGCGGATCCCAGGAGCGATCTCTATTCCCTTGGAGTGTTAATGCATTACCTTCTCACGGGGATTGATCCCGAGGATCCTTCCCGGCCTCCTCACCGCTTTGAGCCGGCGATGAAGATAAACAACACGGTTCCCGCCGCTCTGAACGCCCTTGTCATGGCTCTCCTGGATAATATCATCGAAAACCGCCCCGGGTCGGCACAGAAGGTGGAAGAGCTGCTGAAGACAGCTCTCACAGATAAGGCTGACACTCTCATCAGCCACGCGTCTCCGGCAATAGCGACTCCTCAGCAGATAAAACCCGTCAATCCGATGCAGACTGAATCCAGGAGGAAACAGACCGTCATTGTCAGCCCCGACGAGATAAATACGAAGAAACCACAGGGCATACATGAGGAAATATTGATTGCGCTTGTCTCCGTTGCGATTTTGCTCATTGTCGGCCTTATTTCTTATAGTATTTTCAGGATGGCTATCGATTCAGCTTCCAAAGCCCGCAAGAAAGAGGGGAAAAGGGGATCTCTCACTGTGCTTGCTGCTTCAGAGGGCGAGCTCAATAAATATCTGAAAATTCTTAAGGATAAGGGAATTGAAGCGCAGGCCGGCTCAGAAGATACCTATGAGAATAAGGGGATACTGGGCTATGTGGTCGTGGGAAGCTTCAGGACCGAGCTTGCGAAGTCCGTCACAGAATATCTCAAGGCCAATAACTACAGGTCAGCCCTCATGCCGCCCGACAGGAATGGCTTCTCAACGGTCCAGATAGGCGATCACTACAAGAGCAGGGACTCTGCTGACACTGTAGTGAAGAGGCTCCAGAATGAGCTTTCAGTGAAATTTCACACCGAGCCACTCTATGAGCAGGCAAAAGTAACCCGCTTCTATCTTGTCATAAATGATGTGGATGAAAAAAAGGCCGGCGACATCATCTCTCTTCTGAAAGTGAGATCTGAAGATGCGAAGCTCGAAATATCGCCATGAGGTATCGCAGCCCTATCAGGGGGCCATCCTGCACCATCTGATGATGGTACTGCTCCTTTTCCTGCTCTCAATTCCCGCTGAAGCGGTCGAGCTGCCTGCACCTCCCTTCAGGAAATCCTGGGCCTGCGAAGTGGGAAAGAAGCTTGGCGAGCAGCCCGGGTACTATGTCCTCAGCAATGGAGCATTGTGCTTTACTGCATACCAATCCTTTGGTGCCATTGACTTTTCTTCCGGAAAGATCCTCTGGAAACAATCCCTCAAGAACCAGGCCGTGCTGACCGCGGACTGCGAAGATGACAGATTTTATGTAGCGCTCGGGAAAAAGGCTTCCTTTTCCGATGAGCACCAATCAGGGAAAGAGCAGATCGTAGCCTTTGATCCCCGCTCCGGGAAAGAGTTATTGGATATCCCGCTTGACGGGATTGACTGCAAGCCTGCCCTAGAGGCCCATATATTGTATTGCGTCTTTGCTGACAATACGATGAAGGCGATTGATCTGAACACGCGGACGGCGCTCTGGACGATACCGGTTAAGGATTTCAACAAAAGAGAGAAGAGCCGATACTTCAGAAATGAAAAAAGCCTCACGGTGGTAAAGCCAAATATTTTCATCAAGAATGATCACAGACTGTTCTGCGCAGACTGCCGTACAGGCATTATTCAATGGAAGTATGATATCAAAGATGCCTATTGGCACTATTCAACGGATGAGAAGGGAGCGCATGTCTATCTCGCTCATGAGAATGAGGTCATATCGATTGATGGGCGGGATGGAAAGCTGGAATGGGCTGTCTCGATTCATAGTGCTGTTGATGGATCCCCGGTTTCCAGCGGAGGCCTTATTATTCTTACCAGCCGCGATTTTATGCTCTATGCACTGCAGGCCGACAACGGGAGAATCAAATGGACCTATGAGCTTTCCAAATCACCGCGGTCGCGTATCAGAGAGCCTCTTGTCCAAAATGATACCGTCATTGCGGCAGTTAACAGCAAGATGCTCGCCTTTACGATGTCAGGAGAGAAACTCTGGGAGTTTGACACTGAAGTCTATGATCTCTGGGGCATTATATTTGTGGACGATGGATTCCTCTTCTCATCGGGCCATGAAATCCTGCGATATTCCATGGGCACACCACCTGAAATCCCCTCCACGGCAAAGGAAAGACGAATCCTCGCCGAAGAGCTTGTCTCCCGCTTTGACCGCCTGGGAGAAGATGAGAGGTGGATCCTGGGTAAACTGGGTGACGAAGCCTTCGAAGCCCTTCTGCCATCAGCAAAAAAGCGATTGCAGGCATTCGACAGGACACCTCCGGAAAAGACGGCGTCCTGGAGAGATTATTACCGGAATGTCGATGACAGGAGCGAGGAATACCGCAGGTTTGATCGTGCCCTTGGTGTGCTTCAAAACACCGTGAGCAGCGCGCATACGCCCGAGCTCTTTTCCCTGTTATCGATGGCACAGAAGGACACCGCAAAGTACGCGATCCTGAAAGTCATCTCCACAAAGGGGGATGAGAAGCTTACGATCCCATTCTTCCTTGATGTGCTGAGGGCGGGCGGCAGGAAGGATAAAAAAACCTTCGATTATCTTTATACCACCGCTCTTTATGCCGTTGCGGATTCGAAGTATCAGGCCGCCGTTGATTATCTCATCGGGGAGCTTGCCAGACCTCAATCCCCTGTTCGGCACACCGCATACTTGAGCCTGGGGAGCACAGGGGGCGAGCGGGGAGCGCGGGCAATACTCGCCGCCAGAGACACCTCCCTCACGATTCCAACAATCGAGAGCTATGCAAAGTTCTATGAACTTGGTCCGGAGGTCAGCAGGACCGAAACCAATATTTTTGACGACCGATTGGCCCAGGTGAGAAAAGATCGCAATGGGACAAAGTGGGGGCTTGCGCAGTCATATGTTCTCGGCTCCCTGCAGGATGCCTGGATTTTGAAATTCGACGGCAAGGAGTGGAAGGAGCCGCTCTTCACCGGGAAGACAATCAGAGAGCTTGATATGGAAAAAAGCGATTGGATTTCCACGCTGGCTCTCAACGGCGACATGAGAAAAGACAGCGACGGCGACGGATGGACCGATGAAGTGGAGAAGCGCCTGGGCACCGATCCGCTCAATAAGGACACCGACGGGGACGGCCTCATGGACAGTATCGACAAAAATCCCCTCGCAGCGCCACGGGCTTTGAGCGAAACTGAAAAAGTTCTGAGAGCCGCCTTTGAGGGCAGGTTCTGCTTCTCATCCGGTGATGGATTCAGGGTTCCCTGCCTGGTGAAGCTTCCCGAAGGCATCGAGCCGCTGGAGCTCATCGGGTATGACTGGCTCATCATCCCGGAAAAGAAGGGAGAGAAGAGCCCTCTCGAAAAGGCCATGGCTGTCGTGGATCGCCTGGGTGTCGCAGTGGTGAGCTTTGCCATGCCCCCGAGTGACTTTGATGGAAATATCCTGCGTGAAAACAAAGAAGGCAGGTTCATTCTCTGGAACAAGGACAATACGGAAGCAAAGCTGCTTATCTCAACGAATTACGGTAATCTCAACGCCTCGGACACTGAGATTCATCTCAAAAAATTCGGCGACGACTGGATCGTGGTAAAAATGCGGGTTATCAGTGTTTCCTGATGCCAGGCCTCATCCCGTCAACCTGCCGAGAGCCTGAGGACACATTCCTGGCTCAAATTCCCATTATTATCCTTTTCTGCTATAATGATATCGTAACAGAGATTACCGCAGACAGTACAATCGCCCGCCATGAGACAATATTTTCAGCCACCACTTTGCAGGACAGGGAACAGGATATCCAATAAGTAAAATCACACCGGGCCGGCGGATTCCTGATGTTGATCTGAGAAACCAGGCGGCATGAGAGCTCAGAAAGCTGATATGGACAGGACGGTTATGAAGAAAAGCCTTCATTGGATCATTTTACTATTGATTCTCTCCCCGACTCTCTGCCTGTGCGCCACTTCTCAGGAAGAAGAGCTCTGGAGCAAAGCCTGTGAATATTACGGCGCCTCGGTGACTCTTGAAAAAACAAGCTACAGGGCCGCTTTAGAATCATATGAGAAAGCTCTCACCGCACTTGAAGAAATCGTGACCTCCTTCCCCGACTCCCCCACTGCCAGGCAGCTCCAGAGCGGGGAGAGAAAGCTGGGAAAGCTCACCTATCAAGAATTCAGGAGCTCACTGCTTCCAAGGGCACGACTGAGAGCGGAAGCGGAAGAAGACCCTGTCGCCTGTGCCATATTGATATGGGAAAAGACCAAAAGAAATGAGTTTTATGGCGCAATTCTCGCTTCAGAGGCTTATGCGAAGAGAGGGCAGCCTGACAAGGCCATTGCCTACGCGGAAACAGAAGCCAACGTGCATTTAAGAGAAGATGCCTTCATAGAGGTGACCAGGGCATGCGCTGAAAAAGGCGATATTGAGGGAGCAAAGCGAGCCTTGAAGAAATTGCAGGAGCTGGAAAAAGCTGACGAGAGTGGCGGATTTGTCTATAAGCTCATCAGGGCCATTGTCTGGCTTGACTCTGCACTGGTGAAGGCTGGAAGAGTCAATGAGGTGTCCTCAGTGCTGTCCCAGGCTGTCGCACAGGGAAATGACTGCTCAAAGGTTTATGAAGTGGGGGCAAAAGCTTACCTTGAAGCCGGCATCTATGAAAAGGCCTTTGAATGCGCTCTTGAGATTCCCGATCCCGAGACTCGCTCGGAAACACTCTGTGAGCTTTCCCGCCAAATGATCAAGGTGAGCGATTCAGAGATGGCACTCAGGTATGCGGGGCTGATCAGCGAGCCAAGTAACAGGGCAAAGGCATATGCCTCCCTGGTAAAATTCTACCTTGCGAGAGATGAAGATGTGCAGCTTCCCCTCGATGAGGCTCTAAAGAGTGCACAGCTGATCAAGGATCCCTATGAACGAATAGATAGACTGTGTGAGATTGCAGAAAGTCTCGCGAAAGCGGGCCATAAAGAGCAGGCGCTTGAAGCGCTCGAATATGTAAAACAAGCAGTTTCGGCGATGAATAAGGGCACAAAGAGACTCATCCCAGGTGTGTATTACCTGCTTCCCGGATATCTGCTTCTCAATCGGAAGGACCTGGCTCGCTCAGCCTTGATGGAGTACTTGAATGGAAAATATGCCCTGCCTGATAAGAAAGACCGCACAAGGGTGGCTGCTCATGGCTTTGCCATAATAGGCGATTATAAAAAGGCCTGCAGTTATGCGGGAAATGATGGGCAGCTCATGACTTATATCGCTGAAAGCGCCGCCAAAGCTGGGTGCTATGATGATGCATTCAGAATTGCAGGGATGATCAAAGATGAGCAGTACAGGCACAGCGCAGAAACAGCTCTCCATGCCATTCAAGCCCATCATTACAGAAAGCTGGGGAATAGTGGAAAGTCCCAGGAGGCACTCAGGAAAGCAGTGGCAGCGGCTCATTCCATAAAAAAAAGCTGGCTGCTTGATTCCACTATGACAGGACTCGCGAACTGGTTTGAGCAGAAGGGCGATATCGAGGAGTGGAAAGTGATAGTGGAAAAGATATCGTGGTATAATCAACGCTCCAATCTGCAATATCTGCAATATTGGATCATCCGGCATTATTTGGAGTCCGGTGAAGTTGAAAAAGCACATCAGAAGGCGGCAATGATAAAAGGAGGATTGCTTTCGATGCTTATAAGATCACAGGCATTCGAAGAAACCTCGGTTGGATATGCAAAAAGAGGTGATTGGGAGCGTGCCCTCGAGGTAGCCGGGGAAATAGATGATGACTGGAGCAGGGTAGTCGCACTCTGCACCATTGCGCCTTACTGCAGGGAGCCTCTTACCGAAAGGGGAAAAAACGCCCTTCACCGGATTATAGAAAAGCTGGAGCAGTGAAAACGAGGCTTATCCATAGCAAGGCCTGGAAATTGTGTGTCAATCGGTGAGAGAATAAGATGCCCCTGCAGGCTCACTTGCTTGCTGCTATGACGCAGGCTGTTGAAGATAGGGCGAGATGCTACACAATTCACATTATATTTTTCTATAACCCACCTTCCCCTTTTTTTCAACATATAGAAAATCCCATGAGCAGCAGCAAGACCATCCTTTAAATAGCCTCCGCCGACTTCTGCCCTTGAGGCGCTTGTGAACCTCAGAGAATCTATATCAAAGATGACTCCATTTTCTCCAGTCTCTTTGTCATATATCTGGTAAAGAGCTTTTACATCCCTGGTCGATGATTCTGATACTTTTTTCACCGGCGGTCTGTTTCCCTGAAAGCGATTCATAATACTATCCCTTGGGTCTCTCCCATGAAGAGAGAGAAAAAAGACCTTTACTTCTTTCCAGGAGGTAAATTCCTTTATCTCGTGGCGGAAGACGACCACAATTATATCGTCTATATCTTTCTGCCTCGACGGGGAAGCTGTGCCGGGCATGGGAAAAGCGACCGTGAAGAAAAGACAGAGCACTATTGACAGAAAAGTCTTATTCATAGGTCCCCTTACTATTATATCATACAGAGATAACAAGTTCTGGCAAGGGCGGAATCTGAATCTTTATCATACGGCATTGAACGGCATTGCATCGCCGCTTCAGGAAGCCCTCACCACGAAGGTGAGATTATGGGGCGCCTGTCCCCTGATGATGAGGTGCCCCTCGTGGACACACCTGAGGTGGTGGGCCATGCAGAGGGTGATGAGATTGCTCTCAATGTTGGAGCCGCCGCGGGAGCGGTAAATGATGTGATGAATGTGAAGGCCCCGGCGGCACGTGCAGCCCGGCACCTGGCATTGAAAGTTATCGCGCCTGAGGATTCTGGAATGGAGATCCCTTTTTTCTGGAGAGGGGTCCCAGGTGGCGAGGAACGTGTCAAGAAGGGCCTCGATGAAGAGGGTGAGGTCATCTCCGCCCCAGAGCATCACGGCGTGGTTCCAGAGAGGGACCAGGTCGGCGGCGAGAAAGAAGCGGATCGTGGCTTCCGCCTCCTTGACGTTCATCTCGAAGGGGGAGATTTCATTGTGCTCCCCGGGAGGCAGATCATCGACCTGGGATGCCTGTGCGAATTTCTGGAAAAATTGAAGAGAACGGCTCTCTGAAGGGCTTCCGCCGGTGACCTTCCATGCGCACCCTCTCTCGCCCTTGCCCAGGGTGACGACCTCTTCTTCCGCGAGGCTGACCTTCCTCGTGGCCCTGCCCGTGGCGGCGAGCTCCAGAGTCTCGGGTGAAACCCTCCACTTCCTGTGGGGAGCCTTTTCGGCATAGCGGAGAAAAGCATCCACGGTGCAAGAAAGGGTGGAGACCGGGACCTGCCCCGCGAAGGAGAGCCACTCGCCTTTGAGCTCCGTTCCCTCGTCGAGGACCCTGGAGATGAGGCGCGCCTGCTCCGGCGTGAGAGAGCCCGCTTTCACGAGGTCGAGCACTTCGGGGTATTCCAGGTAATGACGCTCGAGCGAGATGAGCCCATAGGCGGTGCTCTTGGAGATCCCCAGGCGCTCCCTGGTGTAGTGGCCAAGGGAGAGAAAAAGCATGTCTTTATAGAGGCCGAAATTGTTGAGAGTACGAAGGAGCCGCCCCTGGTAAAAGGAGATTGAGTGCCTGAGGGCCGTGATCTTCCTGAGCCGGGAGACTGCCTCGGAGGGATCGAGAGGAGCGGGAATGCAGAGGCCAGGAGCCTGCAGCTCACCTGGGAGCTCAACCTGCACGGGCTTCCAGGGGAGATACTCCCAGAAATGGGACACTTCCTCGAGATCCCTGTGGACCTGGCGGGCAAGCTCCCTGTCCTTTTCGGAAGCATCAGGGTCAAGCAGAAACGCTGCCCCGAGGGCTGCCTGAGGAGAGCCGCCGCACAGATACAGGGGCTTTCCCACACCCGAAGGCTGAGCCTCCGTGGAATGGAAGCTGGCAGAGTGCCGGCCCCCTTCGTGGGAACAACCCGAGGCGCTGAGAGCCTTCACCCCATCATTGCCTGTCTTCCCCTGCAGATCCGCCACACCGGAACCATCGGAAAAGCATTTCCCTGAGCTCTCTTCACCACCATTGTGGCACTTTGCACAGGCTCCATGGTTTCCACCGGCAGAACTGTACTCA contains:
- a CDS encoding ATP-binding protein → MKRLFTRQINEILITRLKESRQFIQVLFGPRQVGKTTALMQVLESIAMPSHSVSADQPSLRNALWLEEQWEVARLLARREKEAVLAVDEIQKVPLWPEVVKRLWDEDSRAGTPLKVVLLGSSPLLIQSGLTESLAGRFEAIRAGHWTFSECHEFFGWDLDTFIYFGGYPGAAHLIRDRERWSRYIQDSLIETTLSRDILLMTRVDKPALLRRLFFLGCEYSGQVLSYQKMLGQLHDAGNTTTLAHYLELLSGAGFLAGIGKYSGESVRRRASSPKLLVYDTALITAQSPLTFKEARADRKYWGRLVESAAGAYLLNLAADRKLNLFYWREGDREVDFVLQKGKKLIAMEVKSGAWKGSLSGMASFDKAFHPDRRLLAGADGIPLDELLRWEPFS
- a CDS encoding protein kinase; its protein translation is MPQYCTECGRDNNETSKFCSVCGALLEGLSTAPLVKPATVLDDRYEIISVVKAGGMGCIYKARDQRLKEVVAVKKMSSPHPSPEEQKKAEERFEEEARFLFKLHHNGLPNVSDFFTDKDPDTGKPAHFLIMTFIEGADLETLMEGQGRKPLPVEKVISIAGQILEILKYLHSQDPPLIYRDLNARNVMLKDDKIFLVDFGIARVFRPHQKGTAIGTPGYAAPEQYKGFADPRSDLYSLGVLMHYLLTGIDPEDPSRPPHRFEPAMKINNTVPAALNALVMALLDNIIENRPGSAQKVEELLKTALTDKADTLISHASPAIATPQQIKPVNPMQTESRRKQTVIVSPDEINTKKPQGIHEEILIALVSVAILLIVGLISYSIFRMAIDSASKARKKEGKRGSLTVLAASEGELNKYLKILKDKGIEAQAGSEDTYENKGILGYVVVGSFRTELAKSVTEYLKANNYRSALMPPDRNGFSTVQIGDHYKSRDSADTVVKRLQNELSVKFHTEPLYEQAKVTRFYLVINDVDEKKAGDIISLLKVRSEDAKLEISP
- a CDS encoding PQQ-binding-like beta-propeller repeat protein, whose product is MRSSKYRHEVSQPYQGAILHHLMMVLLLFLLSIPAEAVELPAPPFRKSWACEVGKKLGEQPGYYVLSNGALCFTAYQSFGAIDFSSGKILWKQSLKNQAVLTADCEDDRFYVALGKKASFSDEHQSGKEQIVAFDPRSGKELLDIPLDGIDCKPALEAHILYCVFADNTMKAIDLNTRTALWTIPVKDFNKREKSRYFRNEKSLTVVKPNIFIKNDHRLFCADCRTGIIQWKYDIKDAYWHYSTDEKGAHVYLAHENEVISIDGRDGKLEWAVSIHSAVDGSPVSSGGLIILTSRDFMLYALQADNGRIKWTYELSKSPRSRIREPLVQNDTVIAAVNSKMLAFTMSGEKLWEFDTEVYDLWGIIFVDDGFLFSSGHEILRYSMGTPPEIPSTAKERRILAEELVSRFDRLGEDERWILGKLGDEAFEALLPSAKKRLQAFDRTPPEKTASWRDYYRNVDDRSEEYRRFDRALGVLQNTVSSAHTPELFSLLSMAQKDTAKYAILKVISTKGDEKLTIPFFLDVLRAGGRKDKKTFDYLYTTALYAVADSKYQAAVDYLIGELARPQSPVRHTAYLSLGSTGGERGARAILAARDTSLTIPTIESYAKFYELGPEVSRTETNIFDDRLAQVRKDRNGTKWGLAQSYVLGSLQDAWILKFDGKEWKEPLFTGKTIRELDMEKSDWISTLALNGDMRKDSDGDGWTDEVEKRLGTDPLNKDTDGDGLMDSIDKNPLAAPRALSETEKVLRAAFEGRFCFSSGDGFRVPCLVKLPEGIEPLELIGYDWLIIPEKKGEKSPLEKAMAVVDRLGVAVVSFAMPPSDFDGNILRENKEGRFILWNKDNTEAKLLISTNYGNLNASDTEIHLKKFGDDWIVVKMRVISVS
- a CDS encoding HNH endonuclease, whose translation is MLIAATAQKEDVSAAPVAEASSLAARREYPGYEAVMAGGQVFQAGPGLPLVTYGADEVLSRSERRHIFRDLAGEVLDWNLWCLSQAGNRLDLLTGEALLSLNGKLEKLGSVRISDFVREELGLSSRSGYELMRNAKALQKLPRIREAFENGLLRKSALRYLFQVVKPETEEQWLSKATSLTVRGLEEEVRRFISENSQGKEDIDFFAPGEDDEEGKAIPVSVRVPLAVAAKWDKALEVFRRMEESNLPPGTFVEALLAEYAASAAVGAEGEACEKGHEGCCSHEYSSAGGNHGACAKCHNGGEESSGKCFSDGSGVADLQGKTGNDGVKALSASGCSHEGGRHSASFHSTEAQPSGVGKPLYLCGGSPQAALGAAFLLDPDASEKDRELARQVHRDLEEVSHFWEYLPWKPVQVELPGELQAPGLCIPAPLDPSEAVSRLRKITALRHSISFYQGRLLRTLNNFGLYKDMLFLSLGHYTRERLGISKSTAYGLISLERHYLEYPEVLDLVKAGSLTPEQARLISRVLDEGTELKGEWLSFAGQVPVSTLSCTVDAFLRYAEKAPHRKWRVSPETLELAATGRATRKVSLAEEEVVTLGKGERGCAWKVTGGSPSESRSLQFFQKFAQASQVDDLPPGEHNEISPFEMNVKEAEATIRFFLAADLVPLWNHAVMLWGGDDLTLFIEALLDTFLATWDPSPEKRDLHSRILRRDNFQCQVPGCTCRRGLHIHHIIYRSRGGSNIESNLITLCMAHHLRCVHEGHLIIRGQAPHNLTFVVRAS